Proteins encoded in a region of the Osmerus mordax isolate fOsmMor3 chromosome 17, fOsmMor3.pri, whole genome shotgun sequence genome:
- the kdm7aa gene encoding lysine-specific demethylase 7A isoform X2 — protein sequence MAAAPLYCVCRQPYDVSRFMIECDICKDWFHGSCVQVEEHHAVDIDVYHCPNCDVLHGPSLMKKRNNWHRHDYTEPDDGSKPVQAGTAMFIKQLQNRSFPSGDEILRKMEGDQVTPRYLEKHGFHYPIAVSQMDGLGLKLPPPTFSPKDVEQYVGGDKVVDVIDVARQADSKLKLGEFIKYYYKSHRPKVLNLISLEFSDTKMSDLVVVPDVAQKMSWVENYWPDESYFPKPFVQKYCLMGVKDCYTDFHIDFGGTSVWYHVLWGEKIFYLIKPTQTNLALYEAWSSSSNQSEVFFGDKVDHCYKCVVTQGTTLLIPTGWIHAVLTSQDCMAFGGNFLHNLNIGMQLRCYEMERRLKTPDLFKFPYFQAICWYVAKNLLETLKELREDSCPPQGYLVEGVKALITALKTWLKREVTELSSEVPDHIRPNHLIKELTKEIRYLEEEPGSGGRPVKPQGSGSGLAGCPATRSTLERLCQARRARRAARRLREQQRQAPKVPSNLDILELHTREVLRRLEVGPLEEDPSFSVAVHGKFNKASTASAAAVESQDNNHLRLTLVNGRIIRDVRRPGSSPVKIEGEKGSGGELKIPDELRSERTEACQEEQSTMGREEQKASHLRGLERVKAELRDEASGNSSVSDTESDSDSTTEQKASSSSEEDSGSSQDDEDEEDDDEERERQSSQRGSGHTIELDQRDQTLRHKDKPLKRERPTSPSTEEAIQGMLSMAGLLCPSKPEEGTNSQEPWWSSSPSQRSPEQRGQHQLQHQRRVPGDKSPMDSQGNSSSEAWDNQGLSLGAPSPLSHTASPGTDYQYCDPSMSPPLHPSKRHASNPPPISNQATKGKRPKKGMATAKQRLGKILKLNRHSRVFV from the exons CTGTGTCCAAGTGGAGGAGCACCATGCAGTGGACATCGATGTGTACCACTGTCCCAACTGTGACGTTCTACACGGACCCTCCCTGA TGAAGAAGCGCAACAACTGGCACAGACATGACTACACAGAGCCAGACGATGGCAGCAAGCCAGTGCAGGCTGGCACCGCCATGTTCATCAAACAGCTTCAGAACAGGAGCTTCCCCAG TGGGGATGAGATcctgaggaagatggagggggaCCAGGTGACCCCCAGGTACCTGGAGAAACACGGCTTCCACTACCCCATAGCTGTGTCTCAGATGGACGGGCTGGGCCTGAAGCTACCGCCCCCCACCTTCTCCCCCAAGGATGTGGAGCAGTATGTCG GTGGTGACAAAGTCGTCGATGTCATCGATGTGGCCCGGCAGGCAGACAGCAAGTTGAAACTTGGCGAGTTCATCAAGTATTATTACAAGTCCCATCGGCCAAAGGTGCTGAACCTCATCAGCCTGGAGTTCTCTGACACCAA GATGTCGGACTTGGTGGTGGTTCCGGACGTGGCCCAGAAGATGTCCTGGGTGGAGAACTACTGGCCTGACGAGTCCTACTTCCCCAAGCCCTTCGTCCAGAAGTACTGTCTCATGGGGGTCAAGGACTGCTACACAGACTTCCACATCGACTTTGGGGGCACCTCTGTGTGGTATCACGTTCTCTGG GGAGAAAAGATCTTCTATTTGATTAAGCCCACCCAAACCAACCTTGCACTATATGAGGCATGGAGCTCATCGTCCAATCAGAGCGAGGTGTTTTTCGGGGACAAGGTGGACCACTGCTACAAGTGTGTGGTGACCCAAGGGACCACTCTGCTCATCCCCACAG gttGGATCCATGCTGTCCTCACCTCTCAGGATTGCATGGCATTCGGAGGGAACTTCCTCCATAACCTCAATATTGGCATGCAGCTCAG GTGTTATGAGATGGAACGCCGCCTGAAAACACCAGACCTCTTCAAGTTCCCCTACTTCCAAGCCATCTGCTGGTATGTGGCCAAGAACCTGCTGGAGACCCTCAAAG AGTTACGAGAGGACAGCTGTCCACCACAGGGCTACCTTGTGGAAGGGGTTAAGGCTTTAATCACGGCACTAAAGACCTGGCTGAAGAGAGAG GTTACTGAGCTGAGCAGCGAGGTTCCCGACCATATCAGGCCCAACCATCTGATTAAAGAGCTCACCAAGGAAATCCGCTACCTGGAG GAGGAGCCAGGCAGCGGAGGCCGCCCAGTGAAACCTCAGGGAAGCGGGTCAGGGCTGGCGGGGTGCCCGGCCACCCGCTCCACCCTGGAGAGGCTGTGCCAGGCTCGGAGGGCACGGCGGGCAGCCAGGCGTCTCCGGGAGCAGCAGCGCCAGGCGCCCAAGGTGCCCTCCAACCTGGACATCCTGGAGCTGCACACCAGGGAGGTGCTcaggaggctggaggtggggcccctggaggag GACCCGTCCTTCAGCGTGGCGGTCCACGGCAAGTTTAACAAGGCCTCCACCGCCTCTGCCGCCGCCGTGGAGAGTCAGGACAACAACCACCTGCGTTTAACGCTGGTCAACGGCAGAATCATCCG agatgtgCGGAGGCCGGGTAGCAGCCCTGTGAAGATAGAGGGGGAAAAGGGATCGGGGGGTGAGCTGAAGATCCCAGACGAGCTGAGGAGCGAGAGGACCGAGGCGTGCCAGGAGGAGCAAAGCACtatgggaagggaggagcagaaAGCCAGCCACCTCC GGGGTCTGGAGAGGGTGAAGGCTGAACTCAGGGATGAAGCCTCGGGGAACTCCAGTGTGTCAGACACAGAATCCGACAGTGATTCCACCACAGAG caaaaagcctcctcctcctcagaggaAGATTCAGGGAGCTCCCAGGATGATGAAgacgaggaggatgatgatgaggagagggagaggcagtccTCCCAGAGAGGCTCAGGGCACACCATAGAGCTGGACCAGAGGGACCAGACACTCAGGCACAAAGACAAACCCCTCAAACG AGAACGTCCTACCTCACCCAGCACAGAAGAGGCCATTCAGGGCATGCTCTCTATGGCCGGCCTGCTGTGCCCCTCCAAGCCAGAAGAGGGCACCAACTCCCAGGAGCCGTGGTGGTCCAGCAGCCCCAGCCAGCGCTCCCCAGAGCAGAGGGGCCAGCACCAGCTGCAGCACCAGAGGAGGGTCCCGGGGGACAAGAGCCCCATGGACAGCCAGGGCAACAGCAGCAGCGAGGCCTGGGACAATCAGGGGCTCTCCCTGGGAGCCCCCAGTCCCCTGAGCCACACGGCCAGCCCAGGGACAGACTACCAGTACTGTGacccctccatgtctccccccctgcacccctccaaAAGGCATGCTTCCAACCCCCCGCCCATCAGCAATCAAGCCACTAAAG GCAAGCGGCCCAAGAAAGGGATGGCTACTGCCAAGCAGAGGCTTGGGAAGATCCTGAAGCTGAACAGACACagtcgtgtgtttgtgtag
- the kdm7aa gene encoding lysine-specific demethylase 7A isoform X1 has translation MAAAPLYCVCRQPYDVSRFMIECDICKDWFHGSCVQVEEHHAVDIDVYHCPNCDVLHGPSLMKKRNNWHRHDYTEPDDGSKPVQAGTAMFIKQLQNRSFPSGDEILRKMEGDQVTPRYLEKHGFHYPIAVSQMDGLGLKLPPPTFSPKDVEQYVGGDKVVDVIDVARQADSKLKLGEFIKYYYKSHRPKVLNLISLEFSDTKMSDLVVVPDVAQKMSWVENYWPDESYFPKPFVQKYCLMGVKDCYTDFHIDFGGTSVWYHVLWGEKIFYLIKPTQTNLALYEAWSSSSNQSEVFFGDKVDHCYKCVVTQGTTLLIPTGWIHAVLTSQDCMAFGGNFLHNLNIGMQLRCYEMERRLKTPDLFKFPYFQAICWYVAKNLLETLKELREDSCPPQGYLVEGVKALITALKTWLKREVTELSSEVPDHIRPNHLIKELTKEIRYLEEEPGSGGRPVKPQGSGSGLAGCPATRSTLERLCQARRARRAARRLREQQRQAPKVPSNLDILELHTREVLRRLEVGPLEEDPSFSVAVHGKFNKASTASAAAVESQDNNHLRLTLVNGRIIRDVRRPGSSPVKIEGEKGSGGELKIPDELRSERTEACQEEQSTMGREEQKASHLRKACLKHHGGLERVKAELRDEASGNSSVSDTESDSDSTTEQKASSSSEEDSGSSQDDEDEEDDDEERERQSSQRGSGHTIELDQRDQTLRHKDKPLKRERPTSPSTEEAIQGMLSMAGLLCPSKPEEGTNSQEPWWSSSPSQRSPEQRGQHQLQHQRRVPGDKSPMDSQGNSSSEAWDNQGLSLGAPSPLSHTASPGTDYQYCDPSMSPPLHPSKRHASNPPPISNQATKGKRPKKGMATAKQRLGKILKLNRHSRVFV, from the exons CTGTGTCCAAGTGGAGGAGCACCATGCAGTGGACATCGATGTGTACCACTGTCCCAACTGTGACGTTCTACACGGACCCTCCCTGA TGAAGAAGCGCAACAACTGGCACAGACATGACTACACAGAGCCAGACGATGGCAGCAAGCCAGTGCAGGCTGGCACCGCCATGTTCATCAAACAGCTTCAGAACAGGAGCTTCCCCAG TGGGGATGAGATcctgaggaagatggagggggaCCAGGTGACCCCCAGGTACCTGGAGAAACACGGCTTCCACTACCCCATAGCTGTGTCTCAGATGGACGGGCTGGGCCTGAAGCTACCGCCCCCCACCTTCTCCCCCAAGGATGTGGAGCAGTATGTCG GTGGTGACAAAGTCGTCGATGTCATCGATGTGGCCCGGCAGGCAGACAGCAAGTTGAAACTTGGCGAGTTCATCAAGTATTATTACAAGTCCCATCGGCCAAAGGTGCTGAACCTCATCAGCCTGGAGTTCTCTGACACCAA GATGTCGGACTTGGTGGTGGTTCCGGACGTGGCCCAGAAGATGTCCTGGGTGGAGAACTACTGGCCTGACGAGTCCTACTTCCCCAAGCCCTTCGTCCAGAAGTACTGTCTCATGGGGGTCAAGGACTGCTACACAGACTTCCACATCGACTTTGGGGGCACCTCTGTGTGGTATCACGTTCTCTGG GGAGAAAAGATCTTCTATTTGATTAAGCCCACCCAAACCAACCTTGCACTATATGAGGCATGGAGCTCATCGTCCAATCAGAGCGAGGTGTTTTTCGGGGACAAGGTGGACCACTGCTACAAGTGTGTGGTGACCCAAGGGACCACTCTGCTCATCCCCACAG gttGGATCCATGCTGTCCTCACCTCTCAGGATTGCATGGCATTCGGAGGGAACTTCCTCCATAACCTCAATATTGGCATGCAGCTCAG GTGTTATGAGATGGAACGCCGCCTGAAAACACCAGACCTCTTCAAGTTCCCCTACTTCCAAGCCATCTGCTGGTATGTGGCCAAGAACCTGCTGGAGACCCTCAAAG AGTTACGAGAGGACAGCTGTCCACCACAGGGCTACCTTGTGGAAGGGGTTAAGGCTTTAATCACGGCACTAAAGACCTGGCTGAAGAGAGAG GTTACTGAGCTGAGCAGCGAGGTTCCCGACCATATCAGGCCCAACCATCTGATTAAAGAGCTCACCAAGGAAATCCGCTACCTGGAG GAGGAGCCAGGCAGCGGAGGCCGCCCAGTGAAACCTCAGGGAAGCGGGTCAGGGCTGGCGGGGTGCCCGGCCACCCGCTCCACCCTGGAGAGGCTGTGCCAGGCTCGGAGGGCACGGCGGGCAGCCAGGCGTCTCCGGGAGCAGCAGCGCCAGGCGCCCAAGGTGCCCTCCAACCTGGACATCCTGGAGCTGCACACCAGGGAGGTGCTcaggaggctggaggtggggcccctggaggag GACCCGTCCTTCAGCGTGGCGGTCCACGGCAAGTTTAACAAGGCCTCCACCGCCTCTGCCGCCGCCGTGGAGAGTCAGGACAACAACCACCTGCGTTTAACGCTGGTCAACGGCAGAATCATCCG agatgtgCGGAGGCCGGGTAGCAGCCCTGTGAAGATAGAGGGGGAAAAGGGATCGGGGGGTGAGCTGAAGATCCCAGACGAGCTGAGGAGCGAGAGGACCGAGGCGTGCCAGGAGGAGCAAAGCACtatgggaagggaggagcagaaAGCCAGCCACCTCCGTAAGGCTTGCCTGAAACACCACG GGGGTCTGGAGAGGGTGAAGGCTGAACTCAGGGATGAAGCCTCGGGGAACTCCAGTGTGTCAGACACAGAATCCGACAGTGATTCCACCACAGAG caaaaagcctcctcctcctcagaggaAGATTCAGGGAGCTCCCAGGATGATGAAgacgaggaggatgatgatgaggagagggagaggcagtccTCCCAGAGAGGCTCAGGGCACACCATAGAGCTGGACCAGAGGGACCAGACACTCAGGCACAAAGACAAACCCCTCAAACG AGAACGTCCTACCTCACCCAGCACAGAAGAGGCCATTCAGGGCATGCTCTCTATGGCCGGCCTGCTGTGCCCCTCCAAGCCAGAAGAGGGCACCAACTCCCAGGAGCCGTGGTGGTCCAGCAGCCCCAGCCAGCGCTCCCCAGAGCAGAGGGGCCAGCACCAGCTGCAGCACCAGAGGAGGGTCCCGGGGGACAAGAGCCCCATGGACAGCCAGGGCAACAGCAGCAGCGAGGCCTGGGACAATCAGGGGCTCTCCCTGGGAGCCCCCAGTCCCCTGAGCCACACGGCCAGCCCAGGGACAGACTACCAGTACTGTGacccctccatgtctccccccctgcacccctccaaAAGGCATGCTTCCAACCCCCCGCCCATCAGCAATCAAGCCACTAAAG GCAAGCGGCCCAAGAAAGGGATGGCTACTGCCAAGCAGAGGCTTGGGAAGATCCTGAAGCTGAACAGACACagtcgtgtgtttgtgtag
- the ndufb2 gene encoding NADH dehydrogenase [ubiquinone] 1 beta subcomplex subunit 2, mitochondrial: MSSLGRAVGVLRAGTQLLKRGPQKMLTRKAGGGAHIEAQYRQYPQITKNQKFQAELLSSAMWFWILWHCWHDPDAVLGHFPWPDASAWTDEELGIPADDDE, encoded by the exons ATGTCCTCTTTAGGAAGGGCCGTAGGGGTCCTTCGTGCTGGAACACAGCTTTTAAAACGCGGACCTCAGAAAATGTTAACTCGGAA agctggaggaggagcacacATAGAGGCCCAGTACAGGCAGTACCCCCAGATCACCAAGAATCAGAAGTTTCAAGCAGAGCTCCTTAGTAGTGCCATGTGGTTCTGGATCCTGTGGCACTGCTGGCATGACCCTGATGCCGTGTTG GGTCATTTCCCATGGCCTGATGCATCCGCATGGACAGACGAGGAACTTGGAATCCCAGCTGATGACGATGAATGA
- the kdm7aa gene encoding lysine-specific demethylase 7A isoform X3, protein MKKRNNWHRHDYTEPDDGSKPVQAGTAMFIKQLQNRSFPSGDEILRKMEGDQVTPRYLEKHGFHYPIAVSQMDGLGLKLPPPTFSPKDVEQYVGGDKVVDVIDVARQADSKLKLGEFIKYYYKSHRPKVLNLISLEFSDTKMSDLVVVPDVAQKMSWVENYWPDESYFPKPFVQKYCLMGVKDCYTDFHIDFGGTSVWYHVLWGEKIFYLIKPTQTNLALYEAWSSSSNQSEVFFGDKVDHCYKCVVTQGTTLLIPTGWIHAVLTSQDCMAFGGNFLHNLNIGMQLRCYEMERRLKTPDLFKFPYFQAICWYVAKNLLETLKELREDSCPPQGYLVEGVKALITALKTWLKREVTELSSEVPDHIRPNHLIKELTKEIRYLEEEPGSGGRPVKPQGSGSGLAGCPATRSTLERLCQARRARRAARRLREQQRQAPKVPSNLDILELHTREVLRRLEVGPLEEDPSFSVAVHGKFNKASTASAAAVESQDNNHLRLTLVNGRIIRDVRRPGSSPVKIEGEKGSGGELKIPDELRSERTEACQEEQSTMGREEQKASHLRKACLKHHGGLERVKAELRDEASGNSSVSDTESDSDSTTEQKASSSSEEDSGSSQDDEDEEDDDEERERQSSQRGSGHTIELDQRDQTLRHKDKPLKRERPTSPSTEEAIQGMLSMAGLLCPSKPEEGTNSQEPWWSSSPSQRSPEQRGQHQLQHQRRVPGDKSPMDSQGNSSSEAWDNQGLSLGAPSPLSHTASPGTDYQYCDPSMSPPLHPSKRHASNPPPISNQATKGKRPKKGMATAKQRLGKILKLNRHSRVFV, encoded by the exons A TGAAGAAGCGCAACAACTGGCACAGACATGACTACACAGAGCCAGACGATGGCAGCAAGCCAGTGCAGGCTGGCACCGCCATGTTCATCAAACAGCTTCAGAACAGGAGCTTCCCCAG TGGGGATGAGATcctgaggaagatggagggggaCCAGGTGACCCCCAGGTACCTGGAGAAACACGGCTTCCACTACCCCATAGCTGTGTCTCAGATGGACGGGCTGGGCCTGAAGCTACCGCCCCCCACCTTCTCCCCCAAGGATGTGGAGCAGTATGTCG GTGGTGACAAAGTCGTCGATGTCATCGATGTGGCCCGGCAGGCAGACAGCAAGTTGAAACTTGGCGAGTTCATCAAGTATTATTACAAGTCCCATCGGCCAAAGGTGCTGAACCTCATCAGCCTGGAGTTCTCTGACACCAA GATGTCGGACTTGGTGGTGGTTCCGGACGTGGCCCAGAAGATGTCCTGGGTGGAGAACTACTGGCCTGACGAGTCCTACTTCCCCAAGCCCTTCGTCCAGAAGTACTGTCTCATGGGGGTCAAGGACTGCTACACAGACTTCCACATCGACTTTGGGGGCACCTCTGTGTGGTATCACGTTCTCTGG GGAGAAAAGATCTTCTATTTGATTAAGCCCACCCAAACCAACCTTGCACTATATGAGGCATGGAGCTCATCGTCCAATCAGAGCGAGGTGTTTTTCGGGGACAAGGTGGACCACTGCTACAAGTGTGTGGTGACCCAAGGGACCACTCTGCTCATCCCCACAG gttGGATCCATGCTGTCCTCACCTCTCAGGATTGCATGGCATTCGGAGGGAACTTCCTCCATAACCTCAATATTGGCATGCAGCTCAG GTGTTATGAGATGGAACGCCGCCTGAAAACACCAGACCTCTTCAAGTTCCCCTACTTCCAAGCCATCTGCTGGTATGTGGCCAAGAACCTGCTGGAGACCCTCAAAG AGTTACGAGAGGACAGCTGTCCACCACAGGGCTACCTTGTGGAAGGGGTTAAGGCTTTAATCACGGCACTAAAGACCTGGCTGAAGAGAGAG GTTACTGAGCTGAGCAGCGAGGTTCCCGACCATATCAGGCCCAACCATCTGATTAAAGAGCTCACCAAGGAAATCCGCTACCTGGAG GAGGAGCCAGGCAGCGGAGGCCGCCCAGTGAAACCTCAGGGAAGCGGGTCAGGGCTGGCGGGGTGCCCGGCCACCCGCTCCACCCTGGAGAGGCTGTGCCAGGCTCGGAGGGCACGGCGGGCAGCCAGGCGTCTCCGGGAGCAGCAGCGCCAGGCGCCCAAGGTGCCCTCCAACCTGGACATCCTGGAGCTGCACACCAGGGAGGTGCTcaggaggctggaggtggggcccctggaggag GACCCGTCCTTCAGCGTGGCGGTCCACGGCAAGTTTAACAAGGCCTCCACCGCCTCTGCCGCCGCCGTGGAGAGTCAGGACAACAACCACCTGCGTTTAACGCTGGTCAACGGCAGAATCATCCG agatgtgCGGAGGCCGGGTAGCAGCCCTGTGAAGATAGAGGGGGAAAAGGGATCGGGGGGTGAGCTGAAGATCCCAGACGAGCTGAGGAGCGAGAGGACCGAGGCGTGCCAGGAGGAGCAAAGCACtatgggaagggaggagcagaaAGCCAGCCACCTCCGTAAGGCTTGCCTGAAACACCACG GGGGTCTGGAGAGGGTGAAGGCTGAACTCAGGGATGAAGCCTCGGGGAACTCCAGTGTGTCAGACACAGAATCCGACAGTGATTCCACCACAGAG caaaaagcctcctcctcctcagaggaAGATTCAGGGAGCTCCCAGGATGATGAAgacgaggaggatgatgatgaggagagggagaggcagtccTCCCAGAGAGGCTCAGGGCACACCATAGAGCTGGACCAGAGGGACCAGACACTCAGGCACAAAGACAAACCCCTCAAACG AGAACGTCCTACCTCACCCAGCACAGAAGAGGCCATTCAGGGCATGCTCTCTATGGCCGGCCTGCTGTGCCCCTCCAAGCCAGAAGAGGGCACCAACTCCCAGGAGCCGTGGTGGTCCAGCAGCCCCAGCCAGCGCTCCCCAGAGCAGAGGGGCCAGCACCAGCTGCAGCACCAGAGGAGGGTCCCGGGGGACAAGAGCCCCATGGACAGCCAGGGCAACAGCAGCAGCGAGGCCTGGGACAATCAGGGGCTCTCCCTGGGAGCCCCCAGTCCCCTGAGCCACACGGCCAGCCCAGGGACAGACTACCAGTACTGTGacccctccatgtctccccccctgcacccctccaaAAGGCATGCTTCCAACCCCCCGCCCATCAGCAATCAAGCCACTAAAG GCAAGCGGCCCAAGAAAGGGATGGCTACTGCCAAGCAGAGGCTTGGGAAGATCCTGAAGCTGAACAGACACagtcgtgtgtttgtgtag
- the kdm7aa gene encoding lysine-specific demethylase 7A isoform X4, giving the protein MTTQSQTMAASQCRLAPPCSSNSFRTGASPGGDKVVDVIDVARQADSKLKLGEFIKYYYKSHRPKVLNLISLEFSDTKMSDLVVVPDVAQKMSWVENYWPDESYFPKPFVQKYCLMGVKDCYTDFHIDFGGTSVWYHVLWGEKIFYLIKPTQTNLALYEAWSSSSNQSEVFFGDKVDHCYKCVVTQGTTLLIPTGWIHAVLTSQDCMAFGGNFLHNLNIGMQLRCYEMERRLKTPDLFKFPYFQAICWYVAKNLLETLKELREDSCPPQGYLVEGVKALITALKTWLKREVTELSSEVPDHIRPNHLIKELTKEIRYLEEEPGSGGRPVKPQGSGSGLAGCPATRSTLERLCQARRARRAARRLREQQRQAPKVPSNLDILELHTREVLRRLEVGPLEEDPSFSVAVHGKFNKASTASAAAVESQDNNHLRLTLVNGRIIRDVRRPGSSPVKIEGEKGSGGELKIPDELRSERTEACQEEQSTMGREEQKASHLRKACLKHHGGLERVKAELRDEASGNSSVSDTESDSDSTTEQKASSSSEEDSGSSQDDEDEEDDDEERERQSSQRGSGHTIELDQRDQTLRHKDKPLKRERPTSPSTEEAIQGMLSMAGLLCPSKPEEGTNSQEPWWSSSPSQRSPEQRGQHQLQHQRRVPGDKSPMDSQGNSSSEAWDNQGLSLGAPSPLSHTASPGTDYQYCDPSMSPPLHPSKRHASNPPPISNQATKGKRPKKGMATAKQRLGKILKLNRHSRVFV; this is encoded by the exons ATGACTACACAGAGCCAGACGATGGCAGCAAGCCAGTGCAGGCTGGCACCGCCATGTTCATCAAACAGCTTCAGAACAGGAGCTTCCCCAG GTGGTGACAAAGTCGTCGATGTCATCGATGTGGCCCGGCAGGCAGACAGCAAGTTGAAACTTGGCGAGTTCATCAAGTATTATTACAAGTCCCATCGGCCAAAGGTGCTGAACCTCATCAGCCTGGAGTTCTCTGACACCAA GATGTCGGACTTGGTGGTGGTTCCGGACGTGGCCCAGAAGATGTCCTGGGTGGAGAACTACTGGCCTGACGAGTCCTACTTCCCCAAGCCCTTCGTCCAGAAGTACTGTCTCATGGGGGTCAAGGACTGCTACACAGACTTCCACATCGACTTTGGGGGCACCTCTGTGTGGTATCACGTTCTCTGG GGAGAAAAGATCTTCTATTTGATTAAGCCCACCCAAACCAACCTTGCACTATATGAGGCATGGAGCTCATCGTCCAATCAGAGCGAGGTGTTTTTCGGGGACAAGGTGGACCACTGCTACAAGTGTGTGGTGACCCAAGGGACCACTCTGCTCATCCCCACAG gttGGATCCATGCTGTCCTCACCTCTCAGGATTGCATGGCATTCGGAGGGAACTTCCTCCATAACCTCAATATTGGCATGCAGCTCAG GTGTTATGAGATGGAACGCCGCCTGAAAACACCAGACCTCTTCAAGTTCCCCTACTTCCAAGCCATCTGCTGGTATGTGGCCAAGAACCTGCTGGAGACCCTCAAAG AGTTACGAGAGGACAGCTGTCCACCACAGGGCTACCTTGTGGAAGGGGTTAAGGCTTTAATCACGGCACTAAAGACCTGGCTGAAGAGAGAG GTTACTGAGCTGAGCAGCGAGGTTCCCGACCATATCAGGCCCAACCATCTGATTAAAGAGCTCACCAAGGAAATCCGCTACCTGGAG GAGGAGCCAGGCAGCGGAGGCCGCCCAGTGAAACCTCAGGGAAGCGGGTCAGGGCTGGCGGGGTGCCCGGCCACCCGCTCCACCCTGGAGAGGCTGTGCCAGGCTCGGAGGGCACGGCGGGCAGCCAGGCGTCTCCGGGAGCAGCAGCGCCAGGCGCCCAAGGTGCCCTCCAACCTGGACATCCTGGAGCTGCACACCAGGGAGGTGCTcaggaggctggaggtggggcccctggaggag GACCCGTCCTTCAGCGTGGCGGTCCACGGCAAGTTTAACAAGGCCTCCACCGCCTCTGCCGCCGCCGTGGAGAGTCAGGACAACAACCACCTGCGTTTAACGCTGGTCAACGGCAGAATCATCCG agatgtgCGGAGGCCGGGTAGCAGCCCTGTGAAGATAGAGGGGGAAAAGGGATCGGGGGGTGAGCTGAAGATCCCAGACGAGCTGAGGAGCGAGAGGACCGAGGCGTGCCAGGAGGAGCAAAGCACtatgggaagggaggagcagaaAGCCAGCCACCTCCGTAAGGCTTGCCTGAAACACCACG GGGGTCTGGAGAGGGTGAAGGCTGAACTCAGGGATGAAGCCTCGGGGAACTCCAGTGTGTCAGACACAGAATCCGACAGTGATTCCACCACAGAG caaaaagcctcctcctcctcagaggaAGATTCAGGGAGCTCCCAGGATGATGAAgacgaggaggatgatgatgaggagagggagaggcagtccTCCCAGAGAGGCTCAGGGCACACCATAGAGCTGGACCAGAGGGACCAGACACTCAGGCACAAAGACAAACCCCTCAAACG AGAACGTCCTACCTCACCCAGCACAGAAGAGGCCATTCAGGGCATGCTCTCTATGGCCGGCCTGCTGTGCCCCTCCAAGCCAGAAGAGGGCACCAACTCCCAGGAGCCGTGGTGGTCCAGCAGCCCCAGCCAGCGCTCCCCAGAGCAGAGGGGCCAGCACCAGCTGCAGCACCAGAGGAGGGTCCCGGGGGACAAGAGCCCCATGGACAGCCAGGGCAACAGCAGCAGCGAGGCCTGGGACAATCAGGGGCTCTCCCTGGGAGCCCCCAGTCCCCTGAGCCACACGGCCAGCCCAGGGACAGACTACCAGTACTGTGacccctccatgtctccccccctgcacccctccaaAAGGCATGCTTCCAACCCCCCGCCCATCAGCAATCAAGCCACTAAAG GCAAGCGGCCCAAGAAAGGGATGGCTACTGCCAAGCAGAGGCTTGGGAAGATCCTGAAGCTGAACAGACACagtcgtgtgtttgtgtag